The following are encoded together in the Tripterygium wilfordii isolate XIE 37 chromosome 18, ASM1340144v1, whole genome shotgun sequence genome:
- the LOC119984638 gene encoding uncharacterized protein LOC119984638: MDNAICNKVQPVVRKVKKKQAKGELDRLKQAEKKKRRLEKALAASAAIRSELEKKKQKKIEEQQRLDEEGAAIAEAVALHVLLGEDSDDPCKIMLNREEGFNPWHCVENFDLCMGGRRAYLPHQYHVNCPGNGLDEHGYKLGDHESGDWPLSYAPVERSLCAPYFGDASWGTEEFSAGLLAAQAVSSLQIAEDAHVDTVVLDGILRE; encoded by the coding sequence ATGGATAACGCGATATGTAATAAGGTGCAACCTGTTGTGAGAAAAGTGAAGAAAAAGCAGGCTAAGGGTGAGTTGGATCGTCTTAAACAggctgagaagaaaaagaggcgCTTGGAAAAGGCTCTTGCTGCTTCTGCAGCCATCCGATCTGAGTTAGAGAAGAAAAAGCAGAAAAAGATTGAAGAACAGCAGAGGCTTGATGAAGAGGGTGCTGCAATTGCAGAGGCTGTTGCTTTGCATGTACTACTTGGTGAAGATTCTGATGATCCATGTAAAATTATGCTAAACAGGGAAGAGGGATTTAACCCTTGGCATTGTGTGGAGAATTTTGACCTATGTATGGGTGGAAGGAGAGCATATCTTCCTCATCAATACCATGTAAATTGTCCAGGTAATGGGTTAGATGAACATGGATACAAGTTGGGGGACCATGAAAGTGGCGACTGGCCTCTCTCATATGCGCCTGTTGAAAGAAGTCTCTGTGCACCATATTTTGGTGATGCAAGCTGGGGTACTGAAGAGTTCTCTGCTGGTCTTCTTGCAGCTCAGGCTGTCTCGTCTCTTCAGATTGCAGAGGATGCGCATGTAGACACTGTTGTGCTTGATGGAATACTGAGAGAATAG
- the LOC119984831 gene encoding uncharacterized protein LOC119984831, with product MSTVGVELNDYINPGWTWKTVTRGYRSGTRRTRKSVARTWTMGFGLADESDGKADDTLVSDTEKLGVAVLGQRFGDQVEHLPIKKRKLSFCSPSPPPNIEVKEWPVNFEHGSDQFSFVNSGSKRRCRALNCSIATRNSSIVDQEIFEGNERNIVYSDDFSGIEILADVACSDGMGVGDDNGEDISSVEGLIREQIEPSISTVPLKEIIASSEIINTSPKDSVGKESKDIVERLSFQNGSSVQKYHDSSDDMSTNQPLPVRDHRLHWDLNVVMDAWEEPSDVISDYEQKNVLGSVSLDGDEGIQPAVVDRGREHEDTKEDLVDRVVSSDLLRDVNLHLELRGSDANDQKIDVEGQEPRMCFVLKGDTDQFAATLNGLECSTESLSSVKASAQTMNVGKSLDVHVNYSSKGVYEGSLAVSPPHTAVKQMTGSCALDSEILCADSVQSKPTDVSCPVQDVDTVCCEIHNNILNEDGEESGGGSGVHVDDTEDSQEMKTGSVGVKTSADSIAEINFSMHVESEELMQKSCGASAVVEECQVYGNGPSSGSCKVGGGDPSDDSYDSDVSQDDTVHIAGKENSKVLQAGYDSQFEDGELREEDLFYREENEGEDGEVKQVDYGSEFEEDRFCGMEVESDQKKIKNETGSSPATDEVIKHIEHCSKGDDSKEKPLSLDKRIPDVSDGCKTEKHTDYCVDQHDVKDFHSRVTDFRACKRELLSRIEGPLSSDTLHRKDPVFFPRSRQACVDKFVGRDRRSRSPVRRNFLNSSGGHWESKHRQSPSYWRSYASGHPRPRSIVEGRGYKMISDNKILEEAEETGFENRTRKQNWNSSNGVYRPLIRRRPLAERENAYDVDTEMVHVRDTSPKSRLERYPEGIRRAIQEDYHRSMPDNSTEYSDRLPHHFARRDRSLSPLNAGRPHYKFPFEKSGSRSRSRTPSAWFLSGERNDGGRHHNRPPVLRSNGRVDRVRFPFQKRFAVDYEDDFMSPPRGCVSPQQDSRWFDDRNNALDPFRGRKLPVRAFGQSHSFDSVRVARRLNSDEYSRPAMRPKRFLDIPSAARGCEYEGSDDDRRKRSNRYEMNQVRSYNADGHHSRSPVLRSNGRVDGVRFPFQQRFAVDYEEDFVSPPRGCVSPQHDSRWFDDRNDALDPLRGRKSPVRAFRQQI from the exons ATGAGTACAGTAGGAGTAGAACTTAATGATTACATAAATCCTGGGTGGACATGGAAGACGGTAACAAGAGGCTATAGGAGTGGAACCAGGCGCACCAGAAAATCAGTTGCTAGAACCTGGACAATGGGTTTCGGGCTTGCTGATGAAAGTGACGGAAAGGCAGATGATACATTAGTTTCTGACACTGAGAAG CTTGGTGTTGCTGTTCTTGGACAACGGTTTGGTGACCAAGTAGAGCATCTACCAATTAAGAAAAGGAAACTTAGTTTCTGCTCTCCATCCCCACCACCCAACATTGAAGTTAAAGAGTGGCCTGTAAACTTTGAACATGGTTCTGATCAATTCTCTTTTGTGAATTCTGGTAGTAAAAGGCGATGTAGGGCACTCAATTGTTCAATTGCAACAAGGAACAGTTCTATAGTTGACCAAGAGATTTTCGAAGGAAATGAGCGGAATATTGTTTACAGTGATGACTTTTCAGGTATCGAGATTCTTGCTGACGTGGCCTGCAGTGATGGCATGGGTGTTGGTGATGACAATGGGGAGGACATCTCATCAGTGGAGGGATTGATAAGGGAACAAATTGAACCTTCAATTTCTACAGTGCCCTTGAAAGAAATCATTGCATCATCTGAAATCATTAATACCTCTCCGAAAGACAGTGTTGGTAAAGAATCTAAAGATATCGTTGAGCGCTTATCTTTTCAGAATGGTTCTAGTGTGCAAAAGTATCATGATTCCAGTGATGATATGTCAACAAATCAGCCATTGCCTGTTCGAGACCATCGGTTGCATTGGGACTTAAATGTTGTGATGGATGCGTGGGAGGAACCTTCTGATGTTATCAGTGATTATGAGCAGAAAAATGTTTTGGGAAGTGTATCTTTGGATGGAGATGAAGGGATACAGCCTGCAGTAGTTGACAGAGGGAGGGAACATGAAGACACCAAAGAAGACCTTGTTGACAGGGTGGTTTCATCTGATTTGCTTCGGGATGTTAATCTGCATTTAGAATTGAGGGGTTCAGATGCTAATGATCAAAAAATAGATGTGGAGGGTCAGGAACCAAGAATGTGCTTTGTCCTCAAAGGTGATACTGACCAATTTGCTGCTACTCTTAATGGCCTTGAATGCTCAACAGAATCTCTTTCCTCCGTAAAAGCTTCTGCTCAGACTATGAATGTGGGCAAAAGCCTTGATGTTCATGTTAATTATTCAAGTAAAGGTGTTTATGAGGGAAGTCTGGCTGTATCACCCCCCCACACTGCTGTCAAGCAGATGACAGGAAGTTGTGCTTTGGACAGTGAGATTTTGTGTGCAGACAGTGTTCAGTCCAAGCCAACAGATGTTTCTTGTCCTGTACAAGATGTAGATACAGTCTGTTGCGAGATTCACAACAATATCCTAAATGAAGATGGTGAGGAGTCTGGAGGAGGATCTGGCGTGCATGTTGATGATACTGAGGATTCCCAAGAGATGAAGACTGGTTCTGTCGGTGTCAAGACTTCAGCCGATTCTATTGCTGAAATTAATTTTTCCATGCATGTTGAATCTGAGGAGCTGATGCAAAAATCTTGTGGAGCTTCTGCTGTTGTTGAGGAATGCCAAGTATATGGTAATGGTCCTTCAAGTGGCTCTTGTAAGGTCGGTGGAGGAGATCCTTCTGATGACTCGTATGATTCTGATGTTTCTCAAGATGATACGGTTCACATTGCTGGGAAGGAAAACTCTAAGGTACTCCAGGCTGGGTATGATTCTCAATTTGAGGATGGAGAGTTGAGGGAAGAGGATTTGTTCTACAGGGAGGAAAATGAAGGTGAAGATGGGGAAGTGAAACAAGTGGATTATGGGTCGGAATTTGAGGAAGATAGGTTTTGTGGCATGGAGGTAGAAAGTGAtcagaaaaaaattaagaatgaaaCTGGATCGAGTCCAGCTACTGATGAGGTGATAAAACATATTGAACATTGCAGCAAAGGAGATGACTCAAAAGAGAAACCCTTGAGCCTGGATAAAAGAATCCCAGATGTGTCTGATGGCTGCAAAACAGAGAAACATACTGATTATTGTGTGGATCAGCATGATGTCAAAGATTTCCATTCAAGAGTGACTGACTTTAGGGCATGCAAGAGGGAGTTGCTGTCCCGAATTGAGGGGCCGTTATCATCTGACACCTTACATAGAAAGGATCCTGTATTTTTTCCTAGGAGCAG GCAGGCTTGTGTGGACAAGTTCGTAGGAAGGGATAGACGTAGCAGGAGCCCTGTGCGCCGTAACTTCCTCAATTCTTCAGGAGGCCACTGGGAATCAAAACACCGTCAGTCACCTAGTTATTGGCGCTCTTATGCTTCAGGGCATCCTAGACCGAGAAGTATTGTTGAAGGCCGTGGATATAAAATGATCTCAGATAATAAGATTTTGGAAGAAGCAGAGGAGACTGGATTTGAGAATCGTACTCGCAAGCAAAACTGGAATTCTTCTAATGGTGTGTATCGGCCCCTTATTCGGAGGAGACCACTGGCTGAAAGAGAAAATGCTTATGATGTGGATACAGAAATGGTACATGTGAGAGACACAAGTCCTAAGAGTCGTTTGGAAAGGTATCCAGAAGGCATCAGAAGAGCAATCCAGGAGGATTATCACAGATCCATGCCTGACAACTCTACTGAATACTCAGATCGTTTGCCACATCATTTTGCCAGAAGAGATAGAAGCCTTTCTCCCCTTAACGCGGGGCGACCTCATTATAAGTTTCCCTTTGAAAAATCAGGATCAAGATCCAGAAGTCGCACACCCAGTGCGTGGTTCTTATCAGGAGAGCGAAATGATGGAGGGAGACATCACAACAGGCCGCCTGTTTTAAGATCTAATGGTAGAGTTGATAGGGTAAGGTTTCCATTTCAAAAGCGTTTTGCAGTAGATTATGAGGATGATTTTATGTCACCGCCACGGGGGTGCGTCTCACCACAACAGGATTCCAGATGGTTTGATGATCGAAACAATGCTTTAGATCCTTTCAGAGGACGAAAGTTGCCTGTGAGAGCATTCGGGCAAAGCCACAGCTTTGATTCAGTGCGTGTGGCAAGAAGATTGAATTCTGATGAGTACTCTAGACCAGCGATGCGCCCGAAAAGATTTTTAGATATACCGAGTGCTGCAAGGGGTTGTGAATATGAAGGCAGTGATGATGATAGAAGGAAAAGAAGCAACAGATATGAGATGAATCAAGTGAGGTCATACAATGCAGATGGTCATCACAGCAGGTCACCTGTTCTAAGATCTAACGGTAGAGTTGATGGAGTTAGGTTTCCATTTCAACAGCGTTTTGCGGTAGATTATGAAGAAGATTTTGTGTCACCGCCACGGGGGTGTGTCTCACCACAACATGATTCGAGATGGTTTGATGATCGAAACGATGCTTTAGATCCTCTCAGAGGCCGAAAATCGCCTGTGAGGGCATTCAGACAACAGATTTGA